The following coding sequences are from one Stigmatopora nigra isolate UIUO_SnigA chromosome 10, RoL_Snig_1.1, whole genome shotgun sequence window:
- the slc41a1 gene encoding solute carrier family 41 member 1 translates to MVLWSKEQDKLPDINMSSGAVEIKKEGGPLSPAFFNSNSTVHPVIVTEGPEEGSPEKVSEFELKEVTSFTEKANESPDNEEKMDIVVVMDCRANAKGQREEDALLENASQNESDDTSNGRSPEPPAPLKETSFSIGLQVVIPFLLAGFGTVAAGMVLDIVQHWTVFDKVSEVFILVPALLGLKGNLEMTLASRLSTAANIGLMDTNKDMWNMIMGNLALIQVQATVVGFLASIAAVIFGWIPEGHFRLGHAVLLCASSVATAFIASLILGLIMIGVIIASRKVGINPDNVATPIAASLGDLITLSLLAGISTGLYKELEYNDYANPLVCAVFVALCPIWVLIARKIPSTRVVLYSGWEPVIIAMAISSVGGLILDKTVSDPNFRGMAVFTPVINGVGGNLVAVQASRISTYLHMNGIPMGDPNPTPRSRKCPTPCSTFFTSTVNSRSARVLFLLVAPGHLVFLFTINSLRGGHTTLTPIFITFYMAAALLQVIILLYLADWMVHWMWGRGMDPDNFSIPYLTALGDLLGTGFLALCFHMRFFIGDRDSNLGN, encoded by the exons ATGGTACTTTGGTCGAAAGAACAAGACAAACTGCCCGACATCAACATGTCTTCCGGGGCGGTTGAGATCAAGAAAGAGGGAGGGCCCCTTTCACCGGCGTTTTTCAACTCCAACTCCACTGTCCATCCAGTGATTGTCACTGAAGGACCTGAGGAAGGGAGCCCAGAAAAAGTGAGTGAGTTTGAGCTGAAAGAAGTAACGTCCTTCACAGAAAAAGCCAATGAATCCCCAGACAATGAAGAAAAGATGGACATTGTTGTGGTTATGGACTGCCGGGCTAATGCCAAAGGTCAGCGAGAGGAGGATGCACTCTTGGAGAATGCAAGCCAAAATGAGAGCGATGACACCAGCAATGGCCGGAGCCCTGAACCACCAGCACCCCTGAAAGAAACCTCATTCTCAATAGGTCTGCAGGTGGTTATCCCCTTCCTGCTGGCCGGGTTCGGGACTGTGGCAGCAGGAATGGTGCTTGACATTGTCCAG CACTGGACAGTATTTGACAAGGTCTCAGAAGTCTTTATCCTTGTTCCTGCACTACTGGGGCTGAAAGGCAACCTGGAGATGACGCTGGCCTCAAGACTTTCCACAGCG GCTAATATTGGCCTTATGGACACTAACAAGGACATGTGGAACATGATCATGGGGAACTTGGCTCTCATTCAG GTCCAGGCCACAGTGGTGGGGTTTTTAGCCTCCATTGCTGCTGTGATCTTTGGTTGGATTCCAGAAGGCCACTTCAGGCTGGGCCATGCAGTGCTTCTTTGTGCCTCCAGTGTAGCCACTGCCTTTATTGCCTCACTGATTCTAG GACTCATCATGATTGGTGTGATCATTGCATCCAGGAAAGTTGGTATCAACCCAGACAATGTGGCCACACCTATTGCTGCTAGCCTGGGAGACCTAATAACCCTGTCCCTACTGGCCGGCATCTCAACAGGGCTATACAAGGAACTAG AGTACAACGATTATGCCAATCCTTTGGTGTGTGCTGTGTTCGTGGCATTGTGTCCAATATGGGTGCTAATAGCCAGGAAGATTCCATCCACTCGAGTAGTCCTCTACTCTGGATGGGAGCCGGTCATCATTGCTATGGCCATTAGCAG TGTCGGCGGACTTATTCTTGACAAGACTGTTAGCGACCCCAACTTTCGTGGCATGGCCGTCTTCACTCCCGTCATCAATG GTGTGGGAGGGAACCTGGTTGCGGTCCAGGCCAGTCGAATCTCCACCTACCTGCACATGAATGGTATACCAATGGGGGATCCGAATCCCACGCCCCGAAGCAGGAAGTGCCCCACGCCGTGCTCCACATTCTTCACCTCCA CTGTGAACTCCCGTTCAGCACGTGTGCTCTTCTTACTGGTCGCCCCGGGTCACCTCGTCTTCCTCTTCACCATCAACTCACTCAGGGGTGGACACACCACACTAACCCCTATCTTCATCACCTTCTACATGGCTGCTGCACTGCTGCAG GTAATCATCCTGCTCTACCTAGCGGACTGGATGGTCCACTGGATGTGGGGTAGAGGGATGGACCCCGACAACTTCTCTATTCCTTACCTAACTGCTCTGGGTGATCTGTTGGGAACTGGATTCCTTGCCCTTTGCTTCCACATGCGCTTTTTCATTGGTGACAGAGACTCCAATTTGGGAAACTGA
- the LOC144202901 gene encoding EF-hand and coiled-coil domain-containing protein 1 has translation MENSTLSLKYVQAWPRVARRSEWLRSALAHHHSPDPGVENEIVVLATGIDQYLQEVFHHLAYPNRDEKISAEDFSTLCAVLGVTGPQNRKETMKEIVEDEDEEEFRDVCSGLPCKITFKDFHSRLCGFFRVRSTRRGTGECPWRLPVTEETELVERHIRLRWPRVRRRKYVTFDMTRNQNGHSRSTSGHTSEDNSSEELAALRELVEDLRSALQGSDARCLALEVALRRERRHTQSAPISVSLPTTSISVIQGKLVPTRRIKGQLNAAGGNGARRLGRRWGLRDPLLRELHLIRSSRDGQLEEAIKFNERLEEELRWAYQEVSKLQEVEYSLRRENIHIRRRAEEAREALSLGLDRVRMIQEQAESVPQLQSRITQLESELQLYRSGCVCLPETTSTRGVIETCSKTGKELMNSSSDAECLQRAVEGRAASDEEEEVCKDMDIKGKCCLFEVKKHISQSNDWGKGCQSQVVRQLISKDGHTSQCHENGKCCSWNRQKQEISASCKVYEEKRPDQETNKANMEEKEREERLSLMEGKFRDALMLLLELRNKKLSRRELGSIMMDTLDMCSKGDGPSQVLQVADTLYMQLSSTDHIRKEGEAQGGEREGTNLLSSSGHQTTTNSPLVISC, from the exons ATGGAGAACTCTACTTTATCTTTGAAATACGTCCAGGCTTGGCCAAGGGTAGCCCGGAGAAGCGAGTGGCTACGGAGCGCTTTAGCCCACCATCACAGCCCCGATCCCGGCGTGGAGAATGAAATCGTCGTCCTGGCTACGGGAATCGATCAGTATTTGCAAGAGGTATTCCACCATCTTGCCTATCCGAACCGGGACGAGAAAATATCGGCTGAGGACTTCAGCACCCTCTGCGCGGTGTTGGGTGTCACCGGACCTCAGAATAGGAAGGAAACTATGAAAGAAATTgtggaggatgaagatgaggaagagTTCCGAGATGTCTGCTCAGGGTTACCTTGTAAGATCACTTTTAAGGATTTCCACTCacgtttgtgtgggttttttcggGTGCGCTCGACGCGCAGGGGGACTGGAGAATGTCCCTGGCGATTGCCCGTCACTGAAGAGACAGAACTGGTGGAGAGGCATATCAGGCTTCGGTGGCCTCGGGTGAGAAGGAGAAAATATGTCACTTTTGATATGACGAGGAATCAGAATGGGCATAGCAGATCCACATCTGGGCACACTTCAGAGGACAATTCTTCGG AAGAGTTAGCAGCTCTCAGGGAGCTGGTGGAGGACCTCCGGTCAGCACTGCAGGGTAGCGACGCTCGCTGTTTGGCCCTTGAAGTGGCATTGAGGCGAGAAAGGCGCCATACGCAGTCAGCCCCCATCAGTGTTTCATTGCCCACAACTTCCATATCTGTCATACAAGGCAAACTCGTACCCACACGCCGTATTAAAGGACAGTTAAACGCTGCAGGAGGAAACGGCGCAAGGAGGTTGGGGAGAAGATGGGGCTTGAGAGACCCTCTTTTAAGAGAGTTGCACTTGATCCGTTCCTCGCGTGATGGACAGCTGGAGGAGGCCATCAAGTTCAATGAACGTCTGGAGGAAGAGCTGCGATGGGCATACCAGGAAGTGAGCAAACTTCAGGAGGTGGAATATTCACTCAGGagagaaaatatacatattag ACGAAGAGCAGAAGAGGCCAGGGAGGCTTTGAGCTTGGGCCTCGATAGGGTGCGAATGATACAGGAACAAGCTGAATCAGTGCCACAACTTCAGTCTCGGATAACCCAGCTGGAGAGTGAACTACAGCTCTACAG GTCAGGCTGCGTATGTCTTCCTGAAACTACCTCAACAAGAGGAGTCATCGAGACATGCTCCAAGACAGGGAAGGAACTGATGAATTCTAGTTCag ATGCTGAGTGTCTCCAGAGAGCAGTGGAAGGACGAGCTGCCtctgatgaagaggaagaagtgTGCAAAGACATGGATATTAAAGGAAAATGCTGCCTTTTTGAGGTGAAGAAACACATCAGTCAATCCAACGACTGGGGAAAAGG TTGTCAGAGTCAGGTGGTCCGCCAACTCATCTCGAAAGACGGCCATACGAGTCAGTGTCATGAAAACGGGAAATGCTGCAGCTGGAACCGGCAAAAGCAAGAAATCTCAGCAAGCTGCAAAGTTTATGAGGAGAAG AGGCCAGATCAAGAGACTAACAAGGCAAACAtggaggagaaagagagagaagagaggctGTCTTTGATGGAAGGAAAGTTTAGAGATGCGCTAATGTTACTTTTGGAACTGCGCAATAAG AAATTGTCCCGCAGAGAGCTAGGAAGCATCATGATGGACACTCTAGATATGTGCAGTAAAGGAGACG GCCCATCTCAGGTACTTCAGGTAGCAGATACCCTCTATATGCAGTTATCCTCCACTGATCACATTAGAAAAGAAGGTGAGGCCCAAGGAGGTGAGAGGGAAGGCACAAATTTGCTATCCTCATCAGGGCATCAAACGACCACCAATAGCCCTCTGGTCATCTCCTGTTAA
- the LOC144202907 gene encoding uncharacterized protein LOC144202907 isoform X3 produces the protein MSGRYSTPVPSWRLSELPPTWLRLSGITRLYRHHSRRNSRNAHDSEFGRSRLSRSQLKLLGAHRPHIPAFTGLYSFIYTSRVPDAALSKL, from the exons ATGTCTGG AAGATACTCGACGCCGGTTCCATCCTGGAGGTTGTCAGAGCTTCCGCCTACTTGGCTCCGCCTATCCGGGATCACCCGATTGTACCGCCACCATTCGAGACGAAACAGCCGAAACGCCCACGATTCCGAGTTTGGACGAAG CAGGTTGTCAAGGAGTCAGCTGAAGCTTTTGGGGGCCCACCGCCCCCATATTCCTGCTTTCACTGGTTTGTACAGCTTTATTTATACAAGTAGGGTGCCAGATGCTGCTTTGTCCAAGCTTTGA
- the LOC144202907 gene encoding uncharacterized protein LOC144202907 isoform X1 has product MMSSFTLCLRNDVLSLQGCEMKLTAHLHCLNRRYSTPVPSWRLSELPPTWLRLSGITRLYRHHSRRNSRNAHDSEFGRSRLSRSQLKLLGAHRPHIPAFTGLYSFIYTSRVPDAALSKL; this is encoded by the exons ATGATGTCTTCTTTTACTCTATGTCTGAGAAACGACGTGTTATCGTTGCAAGGATGTGAGATGAAATTGACTGCCCACTTGCACTGCCTGAACAGAAGATACTCGACGCCGGTTCCATCCTGGAGGTTGTCAGAGCTTCCGCCTACTTGGCTCCGCCTATCCGGGATCACCCGATTGTACCGCCACCATTCGAGACGAAACAGCCGAAACGCCCACGATTCCGAGTTTGGACGAAG CAGGTTGTCAAGGAGTCAGCTGAAGCTTTTGGGGGCCCACCGCCCCCATATTCCTGCTTTCACTGGTTTGTACAGCTTTATTTATACAAGTAGGGTGCCAGATGCTGCTTTGTCCAAGCTTTGA
- the LOC144202907 gene encoding uncharacterized protein LOC144202907 isoform X2, with protein MMSSFTLCLRNDVLSLQGCEMKLTAHLHCLNRRYSTPVPSWRLSELPPTWLRLSGITRLYRHHSRRNSRNAHDSEFGRRLSRSQLKLLGAHRPHIPAFTGLYSFIYTSRVPDAALSKL; from the exons ATGATGTCTTCTTTTACTCTATGTCTGAGAAACGACGTGTTATCGTTGCAAGGATGTGAGATGAAATTGACTGCCCACTTGCACTGCCTGAACAGAAGATACTCGACGCCGGTTCCATCCTGGAGGTTGTCAGAGCTTCCGCCTACTTGGCTCCGCCTATCCGGGATCACCCGATTGTACCGCCACCATTCGAGACGAAACAGCCGAAACGCCCACGATTCCGAGTTTGGACGAAG GTTGTCAAGGAGTCAGCTGAAGCTTTTGGGGGCCCACCGCCCCCATATTCCTGCTTTCACTGGTTTGTACAGCTTTATTTATACAAGTAGGGTGCCAGATGCTGCTTTGTCCAAGCTTTGA
- the etnk2 gene encoding ethanolamine kinase 2 isoform X3 yields the protein METQIHVPVGSPIIRKIPIYVDEHNVKEGAMKLVKELRPTWDMNNVKTKFFTEGTTNKLVGCHVEDCPEDVVLVRVYGHRTELIVDRDSEVKSFQVLHANGCAPRLYCTFQNGICYEYIQGDALGTEDVRDPHLLRLIAGEMARIHAIHAHNGCIPKPNLWIKMQKYFSLVATEFTEQASNIRIQKEVPSKDTLEQEMVWMKEHLSMLGSPVVLCHNDLLCKNIIHNSKEAHVRFIDYEYSSYNYQAFDIGNHFNEFAGMAELDYGLYPSREMQMEWLRFYLQSYKLFTKKTEEVSDTELETLYVQVNKFALASHLFWAFWALIQAKYSSIDFDFLGWPSG from the exons ATGGAAACGCAGATCCATGTGCCCGTAGGTTCGCCTATCATACGAAAGATCCCAATTTATGTAGACGAGCATAATGTGAAGGAAGGAGCAATGAAGCTGGTTAAAGAGTTAAGACCGACGTGGGACATGAACAACGTCAAGACGAAG TTCTTCACTGAAGGGACAACCAACAAACTGGTGGGATGCCATGTGGAGGATTGTCCAGAAGATGTTGTCTTGGTACGAGTTTATGGGCACAGGACAGAGCTTATTGTGGACAGGGACAGTGAGGTTAAAAGCTTTCAG GTCCTGCATGCTAATGGTTGTGCTCCTCGTCTTTACTGCACTTTTCAAAATGGCATCTGTTACGAATACATACAAGGAGATGCTCTTGGTACTGAAGATGTGAGGGATCCTCATTTGCTCAG ACTGATAGCTGGTGAGATGGCTCGTATCCACGCTATTCATGCACATAATGGATGCATCCCGAAACCCAACCTTTGGATTAAGATGCAAAAATATTTCTCCCTGGTGGCTACAGAGTTCACAGAACAAGCTTCCAATATCAG AATCCAAAAAGAAGTGCCAAGCAAGGATACACTGGAGCAGGAAATGGTTTGGATGAAGGAGCATCTATCCATGCTGGGTTCACCTGTGGTACTCTGCCACAATGACCTGCTCTGCAAAAATATAATACACAACAGCAAAGAGG CTCATGTTCGCTTCATAGACTATGAATATTCCAGCTACAACTACCAGGCCTTTGACATTGGCAACCACTTCAATGAATTTGCAG GTATGGCTGAGCTAGACTATGGTCTGTACCCAAGTCGGGAGATGCAGATGGAATGGCTCAGATTCTACCTGCAATCTTATAAACTTTTTACCAAGAAAACGGAAGAGGTCAGCGATACAGAACTAGAGACTCTCTATGTCCAAGTCAACAAGTTTGCTCTG GCTTCTCACCTGTTTTGGGCTTTCTGGGCCCTTATTCAGGCTAAATACTCCTCTATTGACTTTGACTTCCTTGG
- the etnk2 gene encoding ethanolamine kinase 2 isoform X1 encodes METQIHVPVGSPIIRKIPIYVDEHNVKEGAMKLVKELRPTWDMNNVKTKFFTEGTTNKLVGCHVEDCPEDVVLVRVYGHRTELIVDRDSEVKSFQVLHANGCAPRLYCTFQNGICYEYIQGDALGTEDVRDPHLLRLIAGEMARIHAIHAHNGCIPKPNLWIKMQKYFSLVATEFTEQASNIRIQKEVPSKDTLEQEMVWMKEHLSMLGSPVVLCHNDLLCKNIIHNSKEAHVRFIDYEYSSYNYQAFDIGNHFNEFAGMAELDYGLYPSREMQMEWLRFYLQSYKLFTKKTEEVSDTELETLYVQVNKFALASHLFWAFWALIQAKYSSIDFDFLGYAVLRFNQYFKIKPTVMALQIPE; translated from the exons ATGGAAACGCAGATCCATGTGCCCGTAGGTTCGCCTATCATACGAAAGATCCCAATTTATGTAGACGAGCATAATGTGAAGGAAGGAGCAATGAAGCTGGTTAAAGAGTTAAGACCGACGTGGGACATGAACAACGTCAAGACGAAG TTCTTCACTGAAGGGACAACCAACAAACTGGTGGGATGCCATGTGGAGGATTGTCCAGAAGATGTTGTCTTGGTACGAGTTTATGGGCACAGGACAGAGCTTATTGTGGACAGGGACAGTGAGGTTAAAAGCTTTCAG GTCCTGCATGCTAATGGTTGTGCTCCTCGTCTTTACTGCACTTTTCAAAATGGCATCTGTTACGAATACATACAAGGAGATGCTCTTGGTACTGAAGATGTGAGGGATCCTCATTTGCTCAG ACTGATAGCTGGTGAGATGGCTCGTATCCACGCTATTCATGCACATAATGGATGCATCCCGAAACCCAACCTTTGGATTAAGATGCAAAAATATTTCTCCCTGGTGGCTACAGAGTTCACAGAACAAGCTTCCAATATCAG AATCCAAAAAGAAGTGCCAAGCAAGGATACACTGGAGCAGGAAATGGTTTGGATGAAGGAGCATCTATCCATGCTGGGTTCACCTGTGGTACTCTGCCACAATGACCTGCTCTGCAAAAATATAATACACAACAGCAAAGAGG CTCATGTTCGCTTCATAGACTATGAATATTCCAGCTACAACTACCAGGCCTTTGACATTGGCAACCACTTCAATGAATTTGCAG GTATGGCTGAGCTAGACTATGGTCTGTACCCAAGTCGGGAGATGCAGATGGAATGGCTCAGATTCTACCTGCAATCTTATAAACTTTTTACCAAGAAAACGGAAGAGGTCAGCGATACAGAACTAGAGACTCTCTATGTCCAAGTCAACAAGTTTGCTCTG GCTTCTCACCTGTTTTGGGCTTTCTGGGCCCTTATTCAGGCTAAATACTCCTCTATTGACTTTGACTTCCTTGG GTATGCTGTGTTACGTTTCAACCAATACTTCAAGATAAAGCCCACAGTGATGGCCTTACAGATTCCAGAATGA
- the etnk2 gene encoding ethanolamine kinase 2 isoform X2 yields the protein METQIHVPVGSPIIRKIPIYVDEHNVKEGAMKLVKELRPTWDMNNVKTKFFTEGTTNKLVGCHVEDCPEDVVLVRVYGHRTELIVDRDSEVKSFQVLHANGCAPRLYCTFQNGICYEYIQGDALGTEDVRDPHLLRLIAGEMARIHAIHAHNGCIPKPNLWIKMQKYFSLVATEFTEQASNIRIQKEVPSKDTLEQEMVWMKEHLSMLGSPVVLCHNDLLCKNIIHNSKEAHVRFIDYEYSSYNYQAFDIGNHFNEFAGMAELDYGLYPSREMQMEWLRFYLQSYKLFTKKTEEVSDTELETLYVQVNKFALASHLFWAFWALIQAKYSSIDFDFLGLNFPTHHTSNVSKSVNLGFLI from the exons ATGGAAACGCAGATCCATGTGCCCGTAGGTTCGCCTATCATACGAAAGATCCCAATTTATGTAGACGAGCATAATGTGAAGGAAGGAGCAATGAAGCTGGTTAAAGAGTTAAGACCGACGTGGGACATGAACAACGTCAAGACGAAG TTCTTCACTGAAGGGACAACCAACAAACTGGTGGGATGCCATGTGGAGGATTGTCCAGAAGATGTTGTCTTGGTACGAGTTTATGGGCACAGGACAGAGCTTATTGTGGACAGGGACAGTGAGGTTAAAAGCTTTCAG GTCCTGCATGCTAATGGTTGTGCTCCTCGTCTTTACTGCACTTTTCAAAATGGCATCTGTTACGAATACATACAAGGAGATGCTCTTGGTACTGAAGATGTGAGGGATCCTCATTTGCTCAG ACTGATAGCTGGTGAGATGGCTCGTATCCACGCTATTCATGCACATAATGGATGCATCCCGAAACCCAACCTTTGGATTAAGATGCAAAAATATTTCTCCCTGGTGGCTACAGAGTTCACAGAACAAGCTTCCAATATCAG AATCCAAAAAGAAGTGCCAAGCAAGGATACACTGGAGCAGGAAATGGTTTGGATGAAGGAGCATCTATCCATGCTGGGTTCACCTGTGGTACTCTGCCACAATGACCTGCTCTGCAAAAATATAATACACAACAGCAAAGAGG CTCATGTTCGCTTCATAGACTATGAATATTCCAGCTACAACTACCAGGCCTTTGACATTGGCAACCACTTCAATGAATTTGCAG GTATGGCTGAGCTAGACTATGGTCTGTACCCAAGTCGGGAGATGCAGATGGAATGGCTCAGATTCTACCTGCAATCTTATAAACTTTTTACCAAGAAAACGGAAGAGGTCAGCGATACAGAACTAGAGACTCTCTATGTCCAAGTCAACAAGTTTGCTCTG GCTTCTCACCTGTTTTGGGCTTTCTGGGCCCTTATTCAGGCTAAATACTCCTCTATTGACTTTGACTTCCTTGG